A section of the Castanea sativa cultivar Marrone di Chiusa Pesio chromosome 12, ASM4071231v1 genome encodes:
- the LOC142618472 gene encoding uncharacterized protein LOC142618472, whose product MTHFDDLSLLDSNSTVTSESPKSVSKAQWLFFFFEPSKRPCFSSLQNKMEMANKVASTVLKATNNNTVINIFLVGSFVALSVRSVNQQRDIEAMEAEKDSLTKSNKAMKKSMWDWKQKLYAEASTDSALVPLARLKAIYGEVPAPKISDSPKEDAKSSASKFVV is encoded by the exons ATGACCCACTTCGACGACCTATCACTATTAGACTCCAATTCCACCGTAACTTCTGAGAGTCCGAAATCAGTGAGCAAAGCACAGtggctcttcttcttcttcgaacCCAGCAAGAGACCCTGTTTCTCTTCTTTACAAAACAAAATGGAAATGGCGAACAAAGTGGCGAGCACAGTTTTGAAAGCGACGAACAACAACACAGTGATCAACATATTTTTAGTGGGGTCGTTCGTAGCGCTTAGCGTGAGATCGGTGAATCAGCAGAGGGACATCGAAGCAATGGAGGCGGAGAAGGATTCGCTCACCaaatccaacaaggccatgaaGAAGTCCATGTGGGATTGGAAGCAAAAGCTTTACGCTGAAGCCTCCACTGACTCTGCTCTCGTTCCGCTCGCTAGACTCAAAGCCATCTATGGCGAAGTCCCAGCTCCCAAAATCA GCGATTCACCGAAGGAAGATGCAAAATCATCTGCCTCCAAATTTGTAGTGTGA
- the LOC142620512 gene encoding uncharacterized protein LOC142620512, whose amino-acid sequence MGNRRWLFVGTNYFTKWVEAEPLSNIKDVDAKKFVWKNIVTRFGIPHTLILNNGLQFDSKTFRRYYCELDIRNSYSTPAYPQGNRLAEVVNKVIVNGLKKRLDEAKGRWVEELPHVLWTYQITPQCSTGETPFSMTYGSKVEIPLETGFSTLRTSLFTPDNNDQLLERSLDLVDERREAAMVQLAHYQQKLKQRYDKGVKVRPLAPEDLVLRKVVGTAKNPS is encoded by the coding sequence ATGGGAAACCGAAGGTGGCTTTTTGTTGGAACTAactacttcacaaagtgggttgaagctgagccattatctAACATCAAGGATGTTgatgcaaagaagtttgtttggaagaatattgttaccCGATTTGGGATTCCCCATACGCTTATTTTGAACAATGGACTTCAATTTGACAGTAAGACCTTCAGGAGGTACTACTGTGAGCTTGACATTAGAAACAGCTATTCAACCCCAGCCTATCCACAAGGGAATAGGCTGGCTGAAGTAGTCAATAAAGTTATAGTaaatgggctcaagaaaaggctggacgaagcaaagggtagatgggtcGAAGAGCTCCCACATGTTCTTTGGACATATCAGATAACTCCTCAGTGTTCAACTGGGGAAACGCCTTTTTCTATGACCTATGGATCTAAGGTCGAGATCCCTCTAGAGACTGGGTTTTCGACATTAAGGACAAGCTTGTTTACACCCGACAACAATGATCAATTATTAGAGAGAAGCTTAGACCTAGTTGACGAACGAAGAGAAGCGGCCATGGTTCAGTTGGCACACTATCAACAAAAACTCAAGCAGAGGTATGATAAGGGTGTAAAGGTTAGGCCATTAGCACCGGAGGATTTGGTGTTGAGAAAAGTAGTGGGGACTGCAAAGAACCCATCTTAG
- the LOC142618314 gene encoding anthocyanidin 3-O-glucosyltransferase 5-like, whose product MVIAESETMKPQSHVAVLASPGMGHIIPLFELAKRLVVHHGIHVSFLNITTEASAAQNQLLHSPNLPPNLKVIDLPLADISALVTEDTLVVTRLCINVQESLKPLKSILIDLGKPQALIVDLFSTQAFEICNELSIRTYTFFTASTAFLAFSLYLPTLDCEVECEFVDLPEPVQVPGCTPIRTEDLLDQVRNRKIDEYNWVLYHFSRLTMVTGIFLNSWEDFEPASLRAIREHPLYKKINTPPVHPVGPLIKEDEPLTESGAECVAWLDKQPMDSVLFVALGSGGTLTTAQLTELAWGLELSQQRFILVARKPSDGNTSGIFFNVGGDVNDPKAYLPEGFLERTKGVGLVVQSWAPQVAVLRHQSTGAFLSHCGWNSTLESITHGVPMIAWPLYAEQRMNATMLMEEVGVAVKPMVGKGKDVVERVEIERVVRMIMEGEEGKAMRCKAKELKHSAVKGLNFGGSSIESLSRVVKEWKCDKI is encoded by the coding sequence ATGGTGATAGCTGAATCTGAAACCATGAAACCCCAGTCCCACGTTGCAGTTCTCGCTAGTCCAGGCATGGGCCACATTATACCGCTATTCGAGCTAGCTAAACGCCTTGTCGTCCACCATGGGATCCATGTAAGCTTCCTCAACATCACCACCGAAGCTTCTGCAGCACAAAACCAACTACTCCACTCACCAAATCTCCCTCCAAACCTCAAAGTTATTGACCTCCCACTTGCTGATATTTCAGCTCTAGTCACTGAGGACACTCTGGTCGTTACTAGACTTTGTATCAATGTACAAGAGAGCCTCAAGCCCTTAAAGTCAATCCTCATAGATCTCGGCAAGCCACAAGCTCTTATCGTTGATTTGTTCAGTACCCAAGCTTTTGAAATCTGCAATGAGCTTTCTATTCGTACCTACACTTTCTTCACTGCCTCAACTGCTTTCCTTGCTTTCTCTTTGTATCTTCCTACACTGGACTGTGAAGTGGAGTGCGAGTTCGTTGACCTTCCTGAACCGGTTCAGGTCCCGGGTTGCACCCCGATACGAACCGAGGACTTGCTAGACCAGGTCCGGAATAGGAAGATTGATGAGTACAACTGGGTCCTGTACCATTTCAGCCGTTTGACAATGGTGACAGGGATTTTCTTGAACTCGTGGGAGGATTTTGAACCAGCTTCGCTTAGAGCAATAAGAGAGCACCCTCTCtataagaaaataaacacaCCACCGGTTCACCCAGTTGGGCCGCTTATCAAAGAGGACGAGCCATTGACTGAGTCGGGTGCAGAGTGTGTGGCATGGCTAGATAAACAACCAATGGATTCGGTTCTTTTCGTTGCACTTGGTAGTGGAGGGACTTTAACAACTGCGCAGCTTACAGAGTTGGCATGGGGTTTGGAACTCAGTCAACAACGATTTATCTTAGTGGCACGTAAGCCATCCGATGGGAATACCTCAGGTATATTTTTCAACGTGGGTGGTGATGTTAATGATCCAAAGGCATATTTGCCTGAAGGGTTTTTAGAGAGAACCAAAGGGGTGGGGCTGGTGGTTCAGTCTTGGGCACCACAAGTGGCGGTTCTCCGCCACCAATCAACCGGTGCATTTTTGTCTCACTGTGGGTGGAACTCTACACTAGAGAGCATCACACATGGTGTGCCGATGATAGCTTGGCCACTTTATGCAGAGCAGAGAATGAATGCAACAATGCTCATGGAAGAAGTTGGTGTTGCTGTTAAGCCAATGGTGGGAAAGGGAAAAGATGTGGTCGAAAGGGTGGAAATAGAGAGAGTGGTGAGGATGATCATGGAGGGTGAGGAAGGGAAGGCAATGAGGTGTAAAGCCAAAGAGCTAAAACACAGTGCAGTTAAAGGTTTGAACTTCGGTGGATCATCTATTGAATCACTTTCCCGGGTGGTCAAAGAATGGAAGTGTGATAAAATCTAA